In Sphingobacterium thalpophilum, a genomic segment contains:
- a CDS encoding iron-containing alcohol dehydrogenase has protein sequence MDTAKIYGFNFPTPIRFGAGVIDELPDYLLTNGLNRPLLVTDPTIAQLPFFKGVQQKLTNKGIDVIVFHDLHKNPVKSDVLLGGDVFRGQNRDSIIGVGGGAALDVARAIALRANHHRDLFDYDDLIGGDIYVTNEIPPLITVPTTAGTGSEVGRSAIISEDETKKKRILFSPRLMAKIVFADPLLTMDLPPFITAATGMDALTHNMEAYLAKGYHPMCDGIALEGMAMVATSIECATKESDLPSRSKMLLASLMGAVAFQKGLGVVHSLAHPLSSLLDTHHGLANAVNLPYGMQFNYVGFEDRFDKMAMALGLGGHAGDRVVDYLFDLNVRLGLPTQLSAIGVQKEHLQPLSELAFADFCHPSNPKPVSKADFLAIYETAYEGK, from the coding sequence ATGGATACAGCAAAAATTTACGGTTTTAATTTTCCGACACCGATCCGTTTTGGTGCTGGAGTGATCGACGAGCTACCAGACTATTTATTGACCAATGGACTTAATCGCCCTTTACTGGTAACGGATCCGACTATCGCCCAACTACCATTTTTTAAGGGAGTTCAACAAAAGCTGACGAACAAAGGGATCGACGTTATTGTCTTTCATGATTTGCATAAAAATCCAGTAAAATCTGATGTCCTCTTGGGAGGAGATGTCTTTAGAGGGCAAAATAGAGATTCAATTATTGGCGTTGGCGGTGGAGCAGCACTCGACGTAGCACGGGCAATTGCCTTGCGCGCAAATCATCATCGTGATTTATTTGATTACGACGATCTGATCGGTGGCGATATCTATGTGACCAACGAGATACCACCATTGATTACTGTACCTACGACCGCCGGGACTGGGAGTGAGGTTGGGCGTAGTGCTATTATTTCAGAAGATGAAACCAAGAAAAAACGAATTCTGTTTAGTCCCAGATTGATGGCAAAAATTGTATTTGCCGATCCTTTGCTTACAATGGATCTGCCACCGTTTATTACGGCAGCAACGGGAATGGACGCACTTACCCACAATATGGAAGCCTATTTGGCCAAAGGGTATCATCCGATGTGTGATGGTATAGCGCTTGAAGGAATGGCCATGGTGGCTACGTCTATTGAGTGTGCTACGAAAGAATCAGACTTGCCATCCCGCTCCAAAATGCTTTTGGCATCATTGATGGGAGCTGTTGCTTTTCAGAAGGGATTAGGAGTCGTTCATAGTTTAGCGCATCCGCTGTCCTCGCTCCTTGATACCCATCATGGACTGGCCAACGCGGTGAATCTTCCTTATGGAATGCAGTTTAATTATGTCGGTTTTGAAGATCGTTTCGATAAGATGGCCATGGCTTTAGGGCTCGGTGGTCATGCTGGAGACAGGGTTGTAGACTATCTGTTTGACCTCAATGTACGTTTGGGACTGCCTACACAATTATCTGCGATAGGCGTGCAAAAGGAACATCTGCAACCGTTATCAGAACTGGCGTTTGCAGATTTCTGTCACCCATCAAACCCCAAGCCCGTTAGCAAAGCAGATTTTCTTGCAATTTATGAAACCGCTTACGAAGGAAAATAA
- a CDS encoding NUDIX domain-containing protein, whose translation MSTEVTGLKRVATLCILRNKDKFLLLKRLKEPNKDMYVPVGGKLDPFENPDDAVVREVMEETGIHITSKQFCGMLTETSPINYNWISYVYVSDIEYVEAPYCNEGDLEWIAADELESIPTPLTDLYIYDYVAKGKLFAFNAVYDSDLNLTGLWEQYNSIKIK comes from the coding sequence ATGAGCACTGAAGTGACAGGTTTGAAGCGTGTAGCCACACTATGTATATTAAGAAATAAAGATAAGTTTCTATTGTTAAAGCGCCTTAAAGAACCCAATAAAGATATGTATGTTCCCGTTGGTGGGAAATTAGACCCATTTGAAAACCCGGATGATGCGGTAGTTCGTGAAGTCATGGAAGAAACAGGGATCCATATCACGTCAAAACAATTTTGTGGCATGTTAACCGAAACATCACCGATCAATTACAATTGGATCAGCTATGTATATGTATCCGATATCGAATATGTAGAGGCCCCCTATTGTAATGAGGGTGACCTCGAATGGATCGCTGCAGACGAACTGGAATCTATTCCGACCCCTTTAACCGATCTTTATATTTATGATTATGTGGCTAAGGGAAAACTGTTTGCTTTTAATGCCGTATATGATTCAGACCTAAACTTGACCGGGTTATGGGAACAATATAATAGCATCAAGATCAAGTAA
- the eat gene encoding ethanolamine permease, with translation MSEPQLKKVLGPVMLWGLGVGYVISGMYFGWNLGLAEGGTLGLAIATVFVIIMYLTFTFSYTEMACAIPKAGGAFEYANRGLGKHLGFVAGIAQNIEFVFAPPAIAAAIGAYLHLLHPSVDYLIFAIGAYVIFTSMNILGVKLAASFELVVTVLAVIELLIFAGVTFPAFEFSNLEHNALPNGFSGIFAAIPFAIWFFLAIEGVANVAEETINPQKNVLIGFGSAIVTLVVLCIITFLSAVGVGGWEAVVYPVGSTEPSDSPLPLAIAHVIDNRHILYKLLIGVGLLGLIASFHGIILAGGRATFEFGRVGYAPSILGKVHQRFKTPANALLINMAIGIIALLTGKTAGIITIACFGAICLYIISMWSFFALRKKEPDLERPFKVPLYPLFPAIAFIIAVVCLIAMIYYNPLTALLFFGLVILSYLYFLIFLDKDKTIKL, from the coding sequence ATGAGTGAGCCTCAATTAAAAAAAGTCCTTGGTCCGGTTATGTTATGGGGATTGGGTGTAGGCTATGTTATCTCGGGAATGTATTTTGGATGGAATCTCGGTTTGGCAGAAGGCGGCACATTGGGATTGGCCATTGCTACAGTGTTCGTTATTATCATGTACCTTACATTTACCTTCAGCTATACAGAGATGGCGTGTGCGATCCCTAAGGCTGGCGGAGCCTTTGAATATGCCAATCGAGGATTGGGCAAGCATTTGGGATTTGTCGCCGGTATTGCACAAAATATCGAGTTTGTTTTTGCTCCGCCTGCCATTGCTGCTGCTATAGGTGCTTATCTACATTTATTGCATCCTTCGGTTGACTATCTTATTTTTGCCATTGGGGCCTATGTGATTTTCACTTCAATGAATATACTGGGCGTAAAACTCGCTGCATCATTTGAATTGGTCGTAACTGTTCTTGCGGTTATCGAATTACTGATATTTGCCGGTGTTACATTTCCGGCTTTCGAATTTTCCAACCTTGAGCACAACGCATTGCCCAATGGCTTCTCGGGTATTTTTGCAGCTATTCCGTTTGCTATCTGGTTTTTTCTCGCTATTGAAGGTGTAGCGAATGTTGCTGAGGAAACGATCAATCCACAGAAAAATGTATTAATCGGCTTTGGATCGGCCATCGTAACTTTAGTTGTGCTTTGTATCATTACATTTTTGTCGGCGGTGGGTGTCGGCGGCTGGGAGGCTGTCGTTTATCCTGTCGGAAGCACTGAACCCTCCGATTCACCATTGCCACTTGCCATTGCACATGTCATTGACAATCGCCATATTCTCTATAAACTACTTATAGGCGTTGGTCTTTTGGGTCTTATAGCCTCATTTCATGGTATCATTCTCGCTGGTGGCAGAGCCACCTTTGAGTTTGGGAGAGTGGGGTATGCACCGTCGATTCTTGGAAAAGTGCATCAACGATTTAAGACTCCGGCCAATGCACTCTTAATTAATATGGCTATTGGCATCATAGCATTATTGACCGGGAAGACCGCAGGCATTATTACCATCGCATGTTTTGGGGCAATCTGTCTTTATATAATATCCATGTGGTCATTTTTTGCCTTGCGAAAAAAGGAACCCGATTTGGAACGCCCATTCAAAGTTCCTTTGTATCCGCTGTTTCCGGCAATTGCATTTATTATTGCTGTCGTGTGTCTCATTGCAATGATATATTATAACCCGTTGACAGCTCTATTATTCTTTGGGCTTGTCATCTTATCATACCTCTATTTCCTAATCTTCCTTGACAAGGACAAAACCATCAAATTATGA
- a CDS encoding Lrp/AsnC family transcriptional regulator: MKLDEKDLMLLDLLQQDANISNKEIADRVNLSMTPVYERIKKLIATSVLKQKVFLLDRRKLDLNLMVLVSISMEKHSNESALLFMEEIQKFPEVVECFHVTGAFDYQIKVMVRDVDHYHEFNFNKLATIKGIRHMESYFVMKEIVNTTRLPIFL, encoded by the coding sequence ATGAAATTGGATGAGAAAGACCTCATGCTTCTGGACCTTTTGCAACAGGATGCGAACATAAGTAACAAGGAAATAGCTGACCGTGTTAATTTATCCATGACTCCCGTATACGAACGTATTAAGAAGTTAATAGCAACCTCCGTTCTCAAACAGAAAGTCTTTCTGCTGGACAGAAGAAAACTTGATCTTAATCTAATGGTCCTTGTATCCATTAGTATGGAAAAACATTCCAATGAAAGTGCCTTGTTATTTATGGAGGAGATACAAAAATTTCCAGAAGTAGTCGAGTGTTTCCACGTAACGGGTGCATTTGACTATCAAATAAAGGTGATGGTTAGGGATGTTGATCACTATCATGAATTCAATTTTAATAAACTGGCAACAATCAAGGGAATCAGACATATGGAAAGTTATTTTGTCATGAAAGAAATCGTGAATACAACCCGTCTCCCAATCTTTCTTTGA
- a CDS encoding Na+/H+ antiporter — translation MLENFEFYLFLVLLITMLIMLARKIQVAYPVLLVLAGLVISFIPGVPPIKIEPELIFIIFLPPLLYEAAWSTSWKELWRWRRIIFSFAFVVVFFTALSVAVFANYFIPGFSLALGFLLGGIVSPPDAVSAGAILKFVKVPKRLASILEGESLLNDASSLIIFRFAMIAAATGQYVWYQAAGSFIWMCIGGVGIGLTIAYVFLKMHKLLPTDSNTDILLTFIAPFSMYLIAEQLYASGVLAVVSGGLFLSYRSHDFLSSASRIRTVTVWESFCFLLNGIVFMLIGLDLPEIVSGLGDTNISTAIGYGVAVTIVLILVRIFAGYAAVITTLIMRNFITVADAQSPGWQTPMIIGWTGMRGVVSLAAALSIPLTLADGTPFPQRNLILFITFVVILLTLLVQGLTLPFILRKIKLVDRDFVRSEKEIDYEIQNRLAQVAVDKIRNDYADKVESFPTLKDQLQKYENQLRSSEIIINYAEYRKIYIDILETQRIWLINKNREELLLDEEIIRKHLRLLDLQEERLNMRS, via the coding sequence ATGTTAGAGAATTTTGAGTTTTACCTGTTTTTAGTCCTACTAATTACGATGTTGATCATGCTGGCGAGAAAAATTCAGGTTGCATACCCTGTTTTACTCGTATTAGCGGGACTTGTAATAAGTTTTATCCCGGGAGTTCCCCCTATAAAGATAGAACCCGAATTGATATTCATTATTTTTTTACCGCCGCTCCTCTACGAGGCAGCTTGGTCAACTTCCTGGAAAGAACTCTGGCGATGGCGCCGGATTATCTTCAGCTTTGCCTTTGTTGTGGTCTTTTTTACAGCATTGTCCGTTGCCGTTTTTGCCAACTATTTTATCCCGGGATTCTCCTTAGCTCTCGGTTTTCTATTGGGTGGAATAGTTTCCCCTCCTGATGCGGTTAGTGCCGGTGCAATTTTAAAATTCGTGAAGGTACCCAAAAGGCTGGCGTCCATATTGGAAGGTGAAAGTTTGTTGAATGATGCTTCCTCACTAATAATTTTTCGCTTTGCAATGATTGCTGCTGCTACTGGGCAGTATGTATGGTACCAAGCGGCCGGGAGCTTTATTTGGATGTGTATTGGCGGAGTGGGAATCGGACTTACAATTGCCTATGTTTTTCTGAAAATGCACAAACTTTTACCAACCGATTCCAATACAGACATATTGTTAACTTTTATTGCACCTTTCTCGATGTATTTGATCGCAGAACAACTTTATGCTTCTGGGGTTCTTGCGGTTGTCAGTGGCGGCTTATTTCTCTCGTATCGTAGTCACGATTTTTTGAGCAGTGCATCCCGGATCCGGACAGTGACCGTATGGGAAAGCTTTTGCTTTCTGCTGAATGGCATTGTCTTTATGCTTATCGGATTAGATTTACCGGAAATTGTATCTGGATTGGGTGATACCAATATCTCCACTGCTATTGGCTATGGCGTCGCCGTTACAATAGTCCTTATTCTTGTACGAATTTTTGCAGGGTATGCTGCAGTAATTACGACCTTGATCATGAGAAATTTTATAACGGTTGCAGACGCTCAATCGCCCGGTTGGCAAACGCCAATGATTATCGGATGGACTGGAATGCGTGGCGTCGTTTCTTTGGCAGCAGCGCTATCTATCCCATTAACTTTGGCCGACGGAACTCCTTTTCCTCAAAGGAATCTCATTCTTTTCATCACATTTGTTGTGATTCTGTTAACCTTACTTGTTCAAGGGTTGACCCTCCCTTTTATCTTGAGGAAAATCAAATTAGTAGATAGAGATTTTGTAAGAAGTGAAAAGGAGATCGATTATGAAATTCAGAATAGATTGGCTCAAGTCGCCGTTGACAAGATTCGTAATGATTACGCGGACAAAGTTGAAAGTTTTCCGACCTTAAAGGATCAACTACAGAAGTATGAAAATCAATTGCGGAGCTCCGAGATTATCATTAATTATGCCGAATACCGTAAAATCTATATCGATATCCTTGAAACACAGCGAATTTGGCTTATCAATAAAAACCGCGAAGAACTTTTATTGGACGAAGAGATCATCCGCAAACACCTTCGTTTGTTAGATCTTCAGGAAGAAAGGTTGAATATGAGAAGCTAA
- a CDS encoding aldehyde dehydrogenase family protein: MQDNTEIRNPATGAVVATLPSTTTVELENTLSLLRQGQQKWANVPLKDRLACIIQFGELILANKQELAEILTKETGKPITQSLNEINGAQNRIEHLRKNAERWLSEEIIVNEGATLEHIRYEPLGVIANISAWNFPYNVGFNIFLYALVAGNAVLYKPSEFATLTGLQFAKYLYEAGIPDDVFHCVVGDGRIGEHILSLPLDGYFFTGSYKTGVHIARAVAHKLVPVQLELGGKDPLYVTEDVKDIKQAAVSAAEGAFYNNGQSCCAVERIYVSEQIYDEFVEAFIEEVASYQVGDPCAGDTFIGPLTRAAQLDVLEDQVKDALAKGATLRLGGHVLEGKGYYYAPTVFEHCNHNMLLMREETFGPMIGIQNVTSDEEAITLMQDTTYGLTAAVFSSDQDRAMNILSKMDTGTVYWNCCDRVSPNVPWSGRRNSGLGSTLSAQGIRAFVQPKAYHLRPA, from the coding sequence ATGCAAGACAACACAGAAATTAGAAATCCTGCAACCGGTGCTGTAGTAGCAACGTTGCCTTCAACCACAACAGTTGAATTGGAAAATACACTCTCCTTACTAAGACAGGGACAGCAAAAATGGGCCAACGTTCCTTTGAAGGATCGTTTGGCGTGCATCATACAATTTGGGGAGCTGATCTTGGCGAATAAACAGGAACTTGCGGAGATCCTTACCAAGGAGACGGGCAAACCCATCACACAATCGCTTAATGAAATTAACGGAGCACAAAACCGTATTGAGCATCTTCGAAAAAATGCTGAAAGATGGCTTTCAGAAGAAATTATTGTAAATGAGGGGGCTACACTAGAACATATTCGCTATGAACCACTTGGTGTCATTGCCAATATTTCTGCATGGAATTTCCCTTATAATGTGGGCTTTAATATTTTTCTGTACGCCTTGGTTGCGGGCAATGCCGTGCTCTATAAACCTTCTGAATTTGCTACGCTGACCGGATTGCAGTTTGCAAAATACCTTTATGAAGCCGGTATACCTGATGATGTATTTCACTGTGTTGTTGGAGATGGGAGGATTGGCGAGCATATCTTATCATTGCCATTGGATGGCTATTTCTTTACTGGATCCTATAAAACTGGAGTACATATTGCTAGGGCCGTAGCGCATAAATTAGTTCCAGTCCAGCTTGAGCTAGGCGGAAAGGATCCCCTATACGTAACAGAAGATGTGAAAGACATAAAACAGGCGGCAGTGTCGGCAGCTGAGGGCGCTTTCTACAACAATGGGCAGAGCTGTTGTGCGGTTGAACGTATCTATGTTTCAGAACAGATATACGATGAGTTTGTCGAGGCATTTATTGAGGAGGTAGCTTCCTATCAGGTTGGCGATCCATGCGCTGGAGACACATTTATCGGTCCTTTAACGAGGGCTGCTCAGCTGGACGTCCTTGAGGATCAAGTGAAAGATGCCCTTGCAAAGGGAGCAACACTACGGTTGGGCGGACATGTATTAGAAGGTAAGGGATATTATTATGCTCCCACAGTATTTGAGCACTGTAATCACAACATGCTACTTATGCGTGAAGAGACTTTTGGTCCGATGATAGGTATACAAAACGTAACTTCAGACGAAGAGGCAATTACGTTGATGCAGGATACGACCTATGGCCTTACTGCAGCGGTGTTTTCGTCCGATCAGGATAGAGCAATGAATATCCTTAGCAAAATGGATACAGGAACGGTATATTGGAACTGCTGTGATAGGGTAAGCCCTAATGTGCCTTGGTCCGGAAGACGAAATTCTGGCTTAGGTTCGACCTTATCGGCTCAAGGTATACGAGCATTTGTTCAGCCTAAAGCCTATCATTTAAGACCCGCATAA
- a CDS encoding pentapeptide repeat-containing protein, translating into MDNKTLGNNIAKVRKERNMSQAQLAELLFVSPQAVGKWERGESLPDFLTLHRLAEIFAVDLNYFAENSKLGDSVASQKVVIGTLDDTKGNSLEEAKFSDTGQKPLLTDFSGNTLAETDFSGVNAPKRKFLGSELRSTDFSTADFTASIFKGSDIRDANFDSSNLTDCTFSASNMTNANFNKTVLARTEFYASELNNARFNSIKLTDVKFTASDLRKTIFEHCEFNGVCFKSCDMKGISFDGQVFVDVKFDNADLANSSFRGVILRNVSFRPTFALTNKYYKSIKTIDFDGASMDKLTYAALKGVGVSLENIVLL; encoded by the coding sequence ATGGATAACAAAACATTAGGTAATAATATTGCCAAAGTGCGGAAAGAGCGAAATATGTCGCAAGCACAGCTTGCTGAACTTTTATTCGTCAGCCCCCAAGCAGTTGGAAAATGGGAGCGGGGAGAGTCTTTACCAGACTTTTTAACACTACATAGACTTGCGGAAATATTCGCAGTCGATCTAAACTACTTCGCCGAAAATTCGAAATTAGGAGATAGCGTAGCAAGTCAAAAGGTGGTCATTGGCACTTTAGATGACACGAAAGGAAATTCTCTGGAAGAGGCAAAATTTTCTGATACGGGACAAAAGCCCCTACTGACAGATTTTAGTGGTAACACGCTAGCCGAAACTGATTTTTCTGGCGTAAATGCGCCAAAGAGAAAATTTCTCGGAAGTGAGCTGCGTAGTACAGACTTCAGTACAGCAGATTTCACGGCAAGCATTTTTAAAGGAAGTGATATCCGCGATGCTAATTTTGATTCGTCGAACCTTACGGACTGCACATTTTCTGCTAGTAATATGACGAACGCAAATTTCAACAAGACCGTTCTCGCACGTACAGAATTTTATGCGTCGGAGTTGAACAATGCTAGATTTAATAGTATAAAGCTGACAGATGTCAAATTTACGGCGTCGGATCTCAGAAAAACCATTTTTGAACACTGTGAGTTCAATGGTGTTTGCTTTAAGTCCTGTGATATGAAAGGCATAAGCTTTGATGGGCAAGTATTTGTCGACGTAAAATTCGATAATGCAGACCTAGCAAACAGTTCATTTAGAGGGGTTATTCTTAGAAATGTTTCCTTTCGGCCCACGTTTGCGCTTACCAATAAATATTATAAGAGTATTAAAACAATCGATTTTGACGGAGCCTCAATGGACAAATTAACCTACGCAGCTCTTAAGGGAGTAGGCGTATCGCTTGAGAATATTGTGCTCTTATAA
- a CDS encoding gamma-glutamyl-gamma-aminobutyrate hydrolase family protein: MLKIGISACFFYPDPERTVFGHKSLSYMENDMVRWITKKGVLPILLPDLEESLLADILHQMDGIVLQGGSDIAPQHYGEEPIGPWKGDPYRDQYELKILDYAIRNHKPVLGICRGFQLMNVYFGGTMYQDIGSQLPQSAVHRSASLYDTINHPVHIEPGTLFDRLYGHVANPLVNTVHHQAIKDLGRDLEVFARSEDGFIEAFGYTKEAAGKVMGVQWHPEFSQTQKGILLDENLILNVFIEHARQHRN; the protein is encoded by the coding sequence ATGTTAAAAATCGGTATTAGTGCGTGTTTTTTTTATCCAGACCCCGAGAGGACGGTCTTTGGACACAAATCACTGAGCTATATGGAAAATGATATGGTTCGATGGATAACTAAAAAAGGCGTTCTTCCTATATTATTGCCGGATCTTGAAGAATCATTATTAGCGGACATCTTACACCAGATGGATGGCATAGTTCTTCAAGGTGGAAGCGATATAGCACCCCAGCATTATGGAGAAGAGCCTATCGGACCCTGGAAAGGAGACCCTTATCGGGATCAATATGAGCTAAAGATATTGGATTATGCCATCAGAAATCATAAGCCAGTCTTAGGTATCTGTCGGGGATTTCAGTTAATGAACGTCTATTTTGGAGGCACAATGTATCAGGATATCGGTAGTCAGCTTCCTCAGTCGGCTGTACATCGTTCAGCAAGTCTATACGACACCATCAATCATCCCGTACATATAGAACCAGGAACACTTTTCGACAGACTATATGGCCATGTTGCCAATCCCTTGGTCAACACTGTACATCATCAGGCTATTAAAGATCTTGGCCGTGATCTCGAAGTCTTTGCGCGCTCGGAAGACGGATTTATCGAAGCATTTGGTTATACCAAAGAAGCGGCCGGGAAAGTGATGGGTGTACAATGGCATCCCGAATTTTCCCAAACACAGAAGGGAATACTTTTAGATGAAAATTTAATTCTTAATGTTTTTATCGAACATGCAAGACAACACAGAAATTAG
- a CDS encoding glutamine synthetase family protein yields MITKNEIIAKLTASTSTHVKVAVADIDGVLRGKFMHRDKFISALDNEFGFCSVVFGWDVNDQVYDNVEITGWHTGYGDFPARIDGNTFRQIPWQEDIPFFLADFESPLSRDQNVCPRSLLKNIIAQAETAGFKPIFSQEFEWFNFVKADNAAPQNSFRDMTPITSGMFGYSILRMSDNYGFFQDLLAMLERFGVPLEGLHTETGPGVLEAAIQCSDALEAADRATLFKSAVKDIGKKHNITASFMAKQTKDLPGCSGHVHQSLWDLNKQNNLFYDKEDELGMSQLMKHFLAGQLYCLPDILPLLAPTVNSYKRLTEGAWAPTTLTWGIDNRTTALRVIEGGPKATRIEHRVVGSDVNPYLAVAACLASGLYGIKYKLPLDNRHTSGNGYKDLQHGVLPRNLHDATARMAQSQIASELFGQKFVDHFCKSRLWEWRQFSEQVTDWETKRYFEII; encoded by the coding sequence ATGATAACTAAAAATGAAATTATTGCCAAATTAACAGCAAGCACAAGTACGCACGTTAAAGTTGCCGTCGCTGATATAGACGGGGTGCTCCGTGGGAAATTTATGCATCGGGATAAGTTTATCTCTGCACTGGACAATGAATTTGGGTTTTGCTCGGTGGTATTTGGATGGGATGTTAACGATCAGGTTTATGACAATGTGGAAATTACAGGCTGGCATACAGGATACGGCGATTTCCCGGCGCGTATTGACGGAAATACATTTCGACAGATTCCCTGGCAAGAAGATATTCCCTTTTTTCTAGCTGATTTTGAATCTCCGCTTTCTCGGGACCAAAATGTGTGCCCAAGATCACTCCTTAAAAACATAATTGCACAGGCGGAGACTGCCGGATTTAAACCAATTTTTTCACAGGAATTTGAATGGTTTAATTTCGTGAAAGCCGATAATGCCGCTCCCCAAAATAGTTTTAGAGATATGACACCGATAACATCTGGTATGTTTGGTTATTCCATCTTACGGATGTCTGACAATTACGGATTTTTTCAGGATCTTTTGGCTATGCTCGAAAGATTCGGTGTACCTCTTGAGGGGCTACATACGGAGACCGGGCCAGGTGTTCTGGAAGCTGCGATCCAATGTAGTGATGCTCTTGAAGCTGCGGATAGGGCTACGCTCTTTAAATCTGCGGTTAAGGACATCGGAAAAAAACATAATATCACGGCGAGTTTTATGGCGAAACAGACCAAGGACTTACCAGGCTGCAGCGGCCATGTGCATCAAAGTCTTTGGGATCTCAACAAACAGAACAACCTCTTTTATGATAAAGAAGATGAACTCGGAATGAGCCAGTTGATGAAGCATTTTCTTGCGGGGCAATTGTATTGTTTACCTGATATTCTACCGTTATTGGCGCCCACTGTTAACAGTTATAAAAGGCTGACTGAAGGAGCATGGGCACCGACAACCCTGACTTGGGGCATAGATAATCGTACCACAGCACTCCGCGTCATCGAAGGCGGCCCCAAAGCCACACGCATTGAACATCGTGTTGTCGGTTCAGATGTGAACCCTTATTTGGCAGTAGCAGCATGTTTGGCTAGCGGGTTGTATGGCATCAAGTATAAATTGCCATTGGATAATCGACATACTAGCGGTAATGGTTATAAAGATCTGCAACACGGCGTGTTACCAAGAAACCTCCACGATGCGACCGCTCGAATGGCGCAATCGCAAATAGCCTCCGAGCTATTTGGCCAAAAGTTTGTCGATCATTTTTGTAAATCACGGTTATGGGAATGGCGACAATTTTCTGAGCAGGTCACAGATTGGGAAACAAAAAGATATTTTGAAATTATTTAA
- a CDS encoding HAD family hydrolase: MIINKTAIKVIAFDADDTLWVNEPYFQKAEHDFCALLENYLPQHAVSKELFETEMNNLSLYGYGVKGFILCMIETASRISAGQLSLKTINKIIAIGQDLLKMPIELLEGVEDTLVRLSAHYKLIVATKGDLLDQERKLKNSGLQKYFHHVEIMSNKKNDDYSKLLRKIECPAENFIMIGNSINSDVLPVLALGGQAIHVPYHVTWTHEQACDEVKPSNFLQVESLDQLLPILL, from the coding sequence ATGATTATCAATAAAACTGCCATTAAAGTCATCGCATTCGATGCAGATGATACATTATGGGTAAACGAACCATATTTTCAAAAAGCAGAACATGATTTTTGTGCACTGTTAGAAAATTATCTTCCACAGCATGCAGTATCAAAAGAATTATTTGAAACAGAAATGAATAACCTGTCCCTCTATGGGTATGGTGTGAAAGGCTTTATTCTTTGTATGATAGAGACTGCCAGCCGTATTTCGGCAGGACAGTTATCGCTGAAGACAATAAACAAAATCATAGCGATTGGACAAGATTTATTAAAGATGCCGATTGAATTATTGGAAGGTGTTGAAGATACGTTGGTAAGGCTGAGTGCACATTATAAGCTAATCGTAGCCACAAAAGGCGATCTTTTGGATCAGGAAAGAAAGCTGAAAAATTCGGGTCTCCAAAAGTACTTCCATCATGTGGAAATTATGAGTAACAAGAAAAATGACGATTACTCAAAATTATTAAGAAAAATTGAATGCCCCGCTGAAAATTTTATCATGATCGGAAATTCAATCAACTCCGATGTTCTGCCTGTTTTGGCATTGGGGGGACAGGCAATACATGTCCCTTACCATGTGACTTGGACACATGAGCAAGCTTGTGATGAGGTTAAACCAAGCAATTTCCTGCAGGTAGAAAGTCTAGATCAACTGTTACCGATTCTGCTTTAA